One stretch of Microplitis mediator isolate UGA2020A chromosome 9, iyMicMedi2.1, whole genome shotgun sequence DNA includes these proteins:
- the LOC130674148 gene encoding histidine-rich glycoprotein-like, translating to MVTIMFLIMLTIMTGHDYGDHHGYVYRDHHVHDHGDHHDPNHGDYHERDHGDLNVHDRGEHHDHDHSDHHDPDHGDHHERHHGDIYDHDHGDHHNYDNGDIHDHDHVVHHDHDHADCHVRHPVDHHDHDCGEHYHYDHDLDYGDHHDHDHADHHGRHHVDHHDQDHGDHHVHDNVDHHDPDHGDHHERHHGDIYDRDHSDHHDHDLVDYHVQDHGHDYGDHHGYVYRDHHVHDHGDHHDPNHGDYHERDHGDLNVHDRGENHDHDHSDHHDPDHGDHHERHHGDIYDHDHGDHHDYDNGDIHDHDHVVHHDHDHADCHVRHPVDHHDLDCGEHYHYDHDHDHGDHYDSDRRDHHERYNGDIYDHDHSDHHGRIHVDHHDHNRGEHHDHDHGPA from the exons atggtgactatcatgttCTTGAttatgctgaccatcatgacc GGccatgattatggtgatcatcatggcTATGTTTATCGTGACCATCAcgtccatgatcatggtgaccatcatgaccctAATCATGGAGACTATCATGAGCGCGATCATGGTGACCTCAATGTTCATGATCGTGGAGAACACCATGATCacgatcatagtgaccatcatgaccctGATCATGGAGACCATCATGAGCGCCATCATGGTGACATttatgaccacgatcatggtgaccaccATAACTATGATAATGGTGATattcatgaccatgatcatgtcgtccatcatgaccatgatcatgctgactgTCATGTTCGTCATcctgttgaccatcatgaccatgattgtGGTGAACACtatcactatgatcatg aCCTcgattatggtgaccatcatgaccatgatcatgctgaccatcatggccGTCATCATGTTGACCACCATGACCAAGATCacggtgaccatcatgtccacgataatgttgaccatcatgacccaGATCATGGAGACCATCATGAGCGTCATCATGGTGACATTTATGACCGTGATCATAGTgatcaccatgaccatgatctgGTTGACTATCATGTTCaagatcat GGccatgattatggtgatcatcatggcTATGTTTATCGTGACCATCAcgtccatgatcatggtgaccatcatgaccctAATCATGGAGACTATCATGAGCGCGATCATGGTGACCTCAATGTTCATGATCGTGGAGaaaaccatgatcatgatcatagtgaccatcatgaccctGATCATGGAGACCATCATGAGCGCCATCATGGTGACATttatgaccacgatcatggtgaccaccATGACTATGATAATGGTGATattcatgaccatgatcatgtcgtccatcatgaccatgaccATGCTGACTGTCATGTTCGTCATcctgttgaccatcatgaccttgATTGTGGTGAACACtatcactatgatcatg accatgatcatggtgaccattatgactctGATCGTAGAGACCACCATGAGCGTTATAATGGTGACatttatgaccatgatcatagtgaccatcatggccGTATTCATGtggaccatcatgaccataatcgtGGTGaacaccatgaccatgatcatg GGCCAGCATGa